From a single Solenopsis invicta isolate M01_SB chromosome 4, UNIL_Sinv_3.0, whole genome shotgun sequence genomic region:
- the LOC113003412 gene encoding dynein regulatory complex subunit 7-like codes for MSNSPIAVAMNDLVTNRAVEEEEELEFDDLRKALLDRRPKDEHEIEKPASTVKEMLRQVQRELCLIKLCWPDVSMITEDLYTQALPDTYRCVSDKERLLLWYAENFRRQFHAKHANRRPLLLACENECRVQKFVSTNIKRSILKYPELYTWQGCVKFISHYIEYQPLDNVFIMVSKQIFLPVKKERFKRFLLQLYCRGAQFEFFILF; via the exons ATGTCGAACAGTCCGATTGCCGTCGCAATGAACGACCTTGTGACGAATCGTGCGGTCGAAGAGGAAGAGGAACTCGAATTTGACGACCTACGCAAGGCATTACTGGATAGACGTCCGAAGGACGAGCACGAAATAGAGAAACCTGCTAGTACTGTTAAGGAAATGCTGCGGCAAGTGCAACGCGAATTGTGTTTGATCAAGTTATGTTGGCCGGATGTCTCGATGATCACGGAAGACCTCTATACGCAAGCACTTCCGGATACTTACCGTTGCGTTAGTGACAAAGAGCGACTGCTGCTGTGGTACGCGGAAAACTTTCGTCGGCAGTTCCACGCGAAGCACGCGAATCGCCGACCACTGTTGTTGGCCTGCGAGAACGAATGTCGGGTGCAA AAATTTGTATCTACCAATATCAAAagaagtatattaaaatatccaGAACTATATACGTGGCAAGGATGTGTAAAATTCATCAGTCATTACATCGAGTACCAGCCACTGgataacgtttttattatggTAAGCAAACAAATCTTCTTGCCGGTAAAAAAAGAGCGATTTAAAcgttttcttttacaattatattgtcGAGGTGCACAGTTTgaatttttcatacttttttag